One window of Rasiella rasia genomic DNA carries:
- the ftsH gene encoding ATP-dependent zinc metalloprotease FtsH, producing MAKENKKPEVRKPKFNYIWIYAIIFIVVILFSQVFSGGLTQPAKTTQSDFQKFLKQGDIEKVEIVNKKVAKIYLTPEAKSKQEHSKKNSNSLLSPGANEASYQFEFGDLQNFENSVNQIKAENGLTTKIVWDTETNLLAEFLPSIIFFAVIIGIWIFIMRRMSAGAGGGAGGQIFNIGKSKAKLFDEKTDVKTSFKDVAGLEGAKEEVQEIVDFLKNPDKYTSLGGKIPKGALLVGPPGTGKTLLARAVAGEAQVPFFSLSGSDFVEMFVGVGASRVRDLFKQAKEKSPSIIFIDEIDAIGRARGKNNFSGSNDERENTLNQLLTEMDGFGTNTNVIVVAATNRADVLDKALMRAGRFDRQIYVDLPDVRERKEIFEVHLRPIVQDDSLDTDFLAKQTPGFSGADIANVCNEAALIAARKEKKAVTKQDFLDAVDRIVGGLEKKNKIITPDEKKAIAFHEAGHATVSWMLEHAAPLVKVTIVPRGQSLGAAWYLPEERLIVRPEQMLDEMCATMGGRAAEKVIFNKISTGALSDLEKVTKQARAMVTIYGLNEKIGNLTYYDSSGQSDYNFSKPYSEKTAEMIDKEISAIIEEQYQRAIKLLEDNKDKLSLLAEELLEKEVIFKESLERIFGERPFKKPVDIPLTKPTIEKEEE from the coding sequence ATGGCCAAAGAAAATAAGAAACCCGAAGTGCGTAAGCCTAAATTTAATTATATCTGGATTTATGCCATTATATTTATTGTTGTCATTCTTTTTAGTCAAGTTTTTAGCGGCGGATTAACACAGCCTGCGAAAACGACACAGTCAGATTTTCAGAAATTTCTGAAGCAAGGCGATATTGAAAAGGTTGAAATCGTAAACAAAAAAGTAGCGAAAATTTACCTTACCCCAGAAGCAAAAAGTAAACAAGAGCATTCTAAAAAGAACAGTAATAGTTTACTTTCGCCAGGCGCCAACGAGGCATCGTATCAATTCGAGTTTGGAGATTTACAGAACTTCGAAAACAGCGTAAACCAAATCAAAGCCGAAAATGGTTTAACCACAAAAATAGTTTGGGACACAGAAACTAATTTATTGGCCGAATTCCTACCATCTATTATCTTTTTTGCGGTAATTATTGGTATTTGGATTTTCATTATGCGACGTATGTCTGCCGGAGCAGGCGGCGGAGCAGGCGGGCAGATTTTTAATATCGGAAAGTCTAAAGCGAAACTATTTGACGAAAAAACCGACGTAAAAACTTCATTTAAAGATGTTGCCGGACTTGAAGGAGCTAAAGAGGAAGTACAAGAAATAGTAGATTTCTTAAAAAATCCTGACAAATACACCTCGCTTGGGGGTAAAATACCAAAAGGTGCATTGTTAGTAGGTCCTCCAGGAACAGGAAAAACATTACTTGCCCGTGCCGTGGCTGGTGAAGCGCAAGTACCTTTTTTCTCGCTTTCTGGGTCAGATTTTGTGGAGATGTTTGTAGGAGTAGGTGCTTCAAGAGTACGAGACCTATTCAAACAAGCCAAAGAAAAATCACCTTCTATTATTTTTATAGACGAAATAGACGCTATTGGTCGTGCACGAGGAAAAAACAACTTCTCTGGCTCTAACGACGAACGTGAAAACACCCTTAACCAGCTGCTAACCGAAATGGACGGCTTTGGAACCAATACCAACGTAATTGTTGTTGCAGCAACCAACCGTGCAGATGTATTAGATAAAGCCTTAATGCGAGCTGGACGTTTTGACAGACAGATTTATGTAGACTTGCCAGATGTACGCGAACGTAAAGAAATATTTGAAGTACACCTTCGCCCAATTGTTCAGGATGATTCGCTAGACACAGATTTCTTAGCGAAGCAAACTCCTGGGTTTTCAGGAGCAGATATTGCCAATGTATGTAATGAGGCAGCTCTTATTGCAGCTAGAAAAGAAAAGAAAGCCGTTACAAAACAAGATTTCTTAGACGCTGTAGATAGAATTGTAGGTGGATTAGAAAAGAAAAACAAGATTATTACACCAGATGAGAAAAAAGCAATTGCCTTTCATGAAGCTGGTCATGCCACGGTGAGTTGGATGCTAGAACATGCAGCTCCATTAGTGAAGGTAACCATAGTTCCTAGAGGACAATCGCTAGGTGCAGCTTGGTATCTACCTGAAGAACGACTTATTGTGCGTCCAGAGCAAATGTTAGACGAAATGTGCGCTACTATGGGTGGCCGTGCAGCAGAAAAGGTAATTTTCAATAAAATCTCTACTGGCGCTTTAAGCGACTTAGAAAAAGTGACCAAACAAGCACGAGCGATGGTAACTATTTACGGTTTAAATGAGAAAATTGGAAACTTAACCTATTACGATTCATCGGGACAATCTGACTATAATTTTAGCAAGCCGTATAGCGAAAAGACTGCAGAAATGATCGATAAGGAAATTTCAGCAATCATAGAAGAGCAATACCAACGTGCTATTAAATTATTGGAAGACAACAAAGACAAGCTTAGCTTGTTGGCAGAAGAATTACTTGAAAAAGAGGTTATTTTTAAAGAAAGCCTAGAGCGTATTTTTGGAGAGCGACCCTTTAAAAAACCTGTCGATATTCCACTTACTAAACCAACAATAGAAAAAGAAGAAGAGTAA
- a CDS encoding LUD domain-containing protein produces the protein MSLFKRLLKTTKQSASKKKVDHGKYYPEEKLPIDEKFTYNFNKNGGKFLYCENLEELLEVFDNILLENDWYEKEVFCINEQLTSRFDGFNLTFTKKNNATFFLSTCESLVATNGSILLSSNQMKEKKLHELPDNVVIFATTSQLVDTISEGLRIIKNQCKGKIPSNITTIKDFESEKEKDFMSYGSSTKNLYLLLLEDL, from the coding sequence ATGAGTCTGTTTAAAAGACTTCTAAAGACTACTAAGCAATCGGCTTCTAAGAAGAAAGTCGATCACGGGAAGTATTACCCTGAAGAGAAACTTCCAATAGATGAAAAATTCACCTATAACTTCAATAAAAACGGTGGTAAATTTCTGTATTGTGAAAATCTTGAGGAGCTTCTTGAAGTATTTGACAACATTTTGTTAGAAAACGACTGGTATGAAAAAGAGGTGTTCTGTATTAACGAGCAACTCACTTCTCGATTTGATGGCTTTAATCTAACCTTCACCAAAAAGAACAATGCTACTTTTTTTCTCTCTACATGCGAAAGTTTAGTTGCAACCAACGGTTCTATTTTGTTGTCGTCTAACCAGATGAAAGAGAAGAAACTTCACGAGTTACCCGATAACGTTGTAATCTTTGCAACCACAAGTCAATTAGTTGATACTATTAGTGAAGGGCTTCGTATTATAAAGAACCAATGCAAAGGAAAAATACCTAGCAATATCACTACTATTAAAGACTTTGAAAGCGAAAAAGAAAAGGACTTCATGAGTTATGGAAGTAGCACAAAAAACCTATATTTGCTGCTACTGGAAGACCTATAA